One window of Candidatus Tokpelaia hoelldoblerii genomic DNA carries:
- the lon gene encoding Lon protease (bhsal07210), which yields MQETVEKTRAADGGLYAVLPLRDIVVFPHMIVPLFVGREKSIRALEETMHENRQILLATQKNAADDDPKPQDIYDVGTLANILQLLKLPDGTVKVLVEGVARAKLSQLDEKTGYLQAVAQVLVEDKEDPVEIEALSRSALNDFENYVKLNKKISPEVISAVGQIDDPSKLADTIASHLTIKLSEKQEMLALLSTRARLEKALGFMDGEISVLQVEKRIRSRVKRQMEKTQREYYLNEQMKAIQKELGEGEDGRDEISELEETIKKTRLSKEAEEKALGEIKKLRAMSPMSAEATVVRNYLDWLLTIPWHKKSKIKKDLGFAETVLSEDHFGLEKVKERIIEYLAVQSRASKIKGPIICLVGPPGVGKTSLARSIAKATGREYVRMSLGGVRDESEIRGHRRTYIGSMPGKIVQSMKKAKKSNPLFLLDEIDKMGQDFRGDPSSALLEVLDPEQNSTFMDHYLEVEYDLSDVMFVTTANTLNIPGPLLDRMEIIRIAGYTEDEKLEIVKRHLLPKAIAEHVLKAEEFSVDDDAIRAIIQHYTREAGVRSLEREIMKLARKAVTQIIRKEAKTVAITRDNIADYLGVERFRYGQIEGEDQVGVVTGLAWTEVGGELLTIEGAMMPGKGRMTVTGNLRDVMKESISAAASYVRSRAVDFGIEPPLFEKRDIHVHVPEGATPKDGPSAGIAMVTAIVSVMSGIPVRKDVAMTGEITLRGRVLPIGGLKEKLLAALRGGIRKVLIPEENAKDLVDIPDNVKNNMEIVPVSHASEVLKHALVRKPKPIVWKEPETTVSPVEDDTSSQTLAH from the coding sequence TTGTGCCATTGTTTGTCGGGCGTGAAAAATCCATTCGTGCGCTGGAAGAAACAATGCATGAAAACCGGCAGATTTTGCTGGCCACCCAGAAAAATGCCGCTGATGATGATCCCAAACCGCAGGATATTTATGATGTCGGCACACTTGCCAATATTCTGCAATTGCTGAAATTGCCTGACGGCACAGTAAAAGTGCTGGTTGAAGGCGTGGCGCGGGCAAAGCTTTCGCAGCTTGACGAAAAGACCGGTTATTTGCAGGCCGTGGCGCAGGTGCTGGTGGAAGACAAGGAGGATCCGGTTGAGATCGAGGCCCTGTCGCGTTCCGCGCTCAATGATTTTGAGAACTATGTCAAACTCAATAAAAAGATTTCGCCAGAAGTTATTTCTGCCGTTGGCCAGATTGATGACCCGTCAAAACTTGCCGATACCATTGCCTCGCATCTGACCATCAAATTGTCAGAAAAGCAGGAAATGCTGGCCTTGCTTTCCACCCGTGCCCGTCTTGAAAAGGCGCTTGGCTTTATGGATGGGGAAATTTCCGTTCTGCAGGTTGAAAAGCGTATCCGTTCGCGCGTCAAGCGCCAGATGGAAAAAACCCAGCGTGAATATTATCTCAATGAACAGATGAAAGCGATCCAGAAGGAACTGGGTGAGGGCGAGGATGGCCGTGACGAGATTTCCGAACTGGAAGAGACAATAAAGAAGACCAGGCTTTCCAAGGAAGCGGAAGAAAAAGCACTGGGCGAAATCAAGAAACTGCGCGCCATGTCGCCGATGTCGGCGGAAGCAACGGTGGTGCGCAATTATCTTGACTGGCTGTTGACCATTCCGTGGCATAAGAAATCCAAAATCAAGAAAGACCTTGGTTTTGCTGAAACAGTTTTGAGTGAAGACCATTTCGGCCTGGAAAAGGTTAAAGAGCGGATTATTGAATATCTGGCGGTGCAAAGCCGCGCCAGCAAAATCAAGGGGCCGATTATCTGCCTTGTCGGCCCTCCCGGTGTTGGTAAAACCTCGCTTGCCCGTTCGATCGCCAAGGCGACAGGACGTGAATATGTGCGTATGTCACTGGGCGGTGTGCGTGATGAATCAGAAATCCGCGGCCACCGGCGCACCTATATCGGTTCTATGCCGGGCAAGATTGTGCAGTCGATGAAAAAGGCCAAGAAGTCCAATCCGCTTTTCCTTCTTGATGAGATTGACAAGATGGGGCAGGATTTCCGTGGCGATCCGTCTTCGGCTTTGCTTGAGGTGCTGGATCCTGAGCAGAACTCCACCTTCATGGATCATTATCTGGAAGTTGAGTATGATTTGTCTGATGTCATGTTTGTGACAACAGCCAATACGCTTAATATTCCCGGGCCCTTGCTTGACCGTATGGAGATTATCCGTATTGCCGGTTACACGGAAGATGAAAAGCTTGAAATCGTCAAGCGGCACCTGTTGCCCAAGGCGATTGCCGAGCATGTGTTGAAAGCGGAAGAGTTTTCAGTGGATGATGATGCCATCCGCGCTATTATCCAGCATTATACCCGTGAAGCGGGTGTACGCAGTCTTGAGCGTGAAATCATGAAGCTCGCCCGCAAGGCAGTGACACAGATTATCAGGAAAGAAGCAAAAACCGTTGCTATCACGCGCGATAATATTGCTGATTATCTTGGGGTTGAGCGTTTCCGTTACGGCCAGATTGAAGGCGAGGATCAGGTAGGTGTTGTCACCGGCCTTGCATGGACAGAAGTCGGCGGTGAGTTGTTGACTATTGAAGGCGCGATGATGCCGGGCAAGGGACGGATGACTGTGACCGGAAACCTGCGTGATGTGATGAAGGAATCCATTTCGGCGGCGGCTTCCTATGTCCGTTCCCGCGCAGTTGATTTCGGCATTGAGCCGCCTTTGTTTGAAAAACGCGATATTCACGTTCATGTGCCGGAAGGCGCAACGCCGAAAGACGGTCCTTCTGCCGGTATTGCCATGGTGACGGCGATTGTTTCAGTCATGAGCGGCATTCCTGTGCGCAAAGATGTCGCCATGACCGGTGAAATCACCTTGCGCGGCCGGGTTCTGCCCATTGGCGGCCTGAAGGAAAAGCTGTTGGCAGCTTTGCGCGGTGGTATCCGCAAGGTGCTGATACCGGAAGAAAACGCCAAGGATCTGGTGGATATTCCCGATAATGTCAAGAACAATATGGAAATTGTGCCGGTGTCGCATGCAAGCGAAGTGTTGAAACACGCGCTTGTGCGTAAGCCAAAACCGATTGTCTGGAAAGAGCCGGAAACGACGGTTTCTCCGGTGGAGGATGACACCTCTTCCCAGACGCTAGCACACTGA
- the hupB gene encoding DNA-binding protein (bhsal07220) — MNKNELVSSVAEKTGLSKSQAVAAVDAFIESVTGSLKQGGDVRLPGFGAFEVSHRAASKGRNPSTGAEIDIPARNVPKFSAGKSLKEAVNS, encoded by the coding sequence ATGAACAAGAATGAACTGGTTAGCTCCGTTGCCGAAAAGACAGGCCTGTCAAAATCACAGGCTGTTGCCGCTGTTGACGCTTTCATTGAATCCGTTACCGGCTCTCTGAAACAAGGTGGCGATGTTCGCCTTCCGGGTTTTGGTGCTTTTGAAGTTTCGCATCGCGCTGCTTCCAAGGGCCGCAACCCTTCTACCGGTGCAGAAATCGACATTCCTGCCCGCAATGTGCCGAAGTTCAGCGCCGGCAAATCTTTGAAAGAAGCTGTTAATTCATAA